The following nucleotide sequence is from Acetivibrio cellulolyticus CD2.
GTATCCTCTTTAATACCTTCTTCAGTTTCCATCAATAAGGTTTTATTTGACAGGGAAAAAAGCTTATTCCCTTTAACCCCTGCAAATAATTCCAGCTCATCATCAATTTTCAGGTATCCGATATTAAAAACCAATCTATCATTTGATTTTAACGCTTCATCCAATCCAATATTGTCTCTTGTGTCCTCTGTTCTCAAGGAATAATGTTTGTCAAAAGCTTTTTCCTGTAAATATATTTTTGCCTTATCATTTATTTTTAAGAATTCCGAAAGTCCACCACCATGATCATAATGCCCATGGGATATAATTACAGTATCTACCTGTAACAAGTCAATCTTCATTTTGGCCGCATTTTCGATAAATAAGTCCTTCTGCCCCAAATCAAACAAAAGCTTATGCGCTTTGGTTTCAATGTATAAACTAAGGCCATGTTCGCACTTGTAATTATCTGATATTGATGTGTTTTCAACCAGAGTTTTTACAATCATAAATAACAAATTTCCTTTCGAATAGATATAAAATCAGCAATCATTTAAATTTCTGCATTCATTCGTTCAGCAATTTTAATTTCATCCCTTGTGGCAACTAGTTTTTTTCACCTTTCAGTAAATGCCTAACAATCCTTCCATGCTGGCAACTTCGCCATCATTCCTATTGCTGCTTTCTGTGCTGCCTTCTCATCTAACCCCTGAGTTTTAATTATAAACCCTGTCATCCCCTTCAACTTTTCATCATAATTTTGCATTGTACCGTCAGGCTTTGTACAGTATTTGCAATATTCCTTACTTTCATCACCCATAGCAAAATCTTCTTTTGTTTTCATTGGCATACCACATGCAATACATGTCTTCATATTTATTAACCCCTTTCTATTTTGAAATCAGATTTATAAAGTGGTCGATTAGTTGTTTGCCGTAACTTTCTAAAACCGAACCTTCAGGTGTAAATAAATCGCTGTTGACTAAGTAGTGATGTACCAGTCCTATCCATGTATTAAAAAGAAGAGCAACAGGCATTGAACGTATTTTACCAGCTTCCATCTCCCGATCAGCGACTTGGCTAATATGAAATGAAATAGCAGACTGTATCATAATTAATGAATTCCGTGAGCTTTCATTCAGTAATCTGCCTTCTGAAGCTAAGCGTGTATAAAACCCCTCATGCTCACTTAATCCTTTAACATGAGCTTCAAGTACCTCCTTGATACCACAGTTCTCACTCACAAGTTCATGAAGCCGCTTGGTAATGCGCATGCCGAATTCCTCAATTACAGCATCCAAGAGAATCTCGCGAGTGGGGAAATGGACAAATATCGTTCCGTGGGATACTTTTGCAGCAATTGCAATATCCGAAGTCCTCGCCGTTGTCAGACCCTCCTTAGCAAATTGGTTAAGTGCCACGTCGATAATAAGCTGCTTTGTATTCTCCTTCTGTTGTTGTCTTTGCGACTTTATCATTTCACTTACTCCCAACTCATTGAGTATATACTCATTATAAATAAACTTGGGATCACTGTCAATATGGAATGTACAAGGTTTATAGCAAAATAAAAAACTGCCATTGTATCAACGACAGTCTTTCTAATTTGGCTAATCACTCTGATTTTGGTACAATTTAGCGATAATCCAATTCTGCTAAATTGTTTGACTAACACTTAAAAGCACCTATTTGCTATTTTCAATTCAATTATTAAAACTTTTTAATTTCATGCTGCAATTAATAATTTTACGCATATATTCCTTAGCTGAAGGCGTCGCAGCAAGCCCTCCCTCTCCTGTTTCCCTAAGCGAAACCGATATGGATTCTCCTACGCTTCTCATAGCATCAATCACCTCATCCGGAGGTATACTGCTTCTTACTCCGGCAATAGCCATATCAGAGCATGCTATGGCATTAACAGCACCCACCACATTTCTTTTTACACACGGAACCTCAACAAGACCTGCAACCGGATCACATACCAGCCCTAACAGATTCTTCAAAGCCATTGCCGCAGCATGAGTTATGCACTCACTGCTCCCTCCATTCAAATAAGCCAATGCTCCTGCGGCCATAGCACTTGCAGAACCTATCTCAGCCTGGCAGCCGCCTGCTGCTCCTGAAATAAATGCCCTTACTGCAATTACTTCTCCTATTCCAGCTGCTACGTACATTGATTCTACCATTTTGTCCAAGTCTATATTGTTCTGCCTCTCATAAGTCAGAAGTATGGCCGGGATTACTCCACAAGAACCAGCAGTTGGAGCTGCAACGATCCTTTTCATACAGGCATTTGATTCGCTTATTTTGAGTGCCTTCGATATAACTTCACCAATAAAAGAACCGCTGCAAAGTATTCCTTTTTCCAATGCAAGACTGAACTTGTTCCCATCATTTCCAACAAGTCCGCTTGCAGATTTAATGTCTGGATCATAACTGTTGTCACTGTGCTTCATGGACATATAAAGACTTTTCATTTTCCCCACGGATTCTTCGGCTGTAACCATCCTTTCACTTATATCATCTTCAAGTATTACTTCCCAGAAAGTTTTAGAGGTATCGTCACATCTTCTTACTATCTCATTTATTGAATTAAAACTCATTGTCCTCCTCCAAACTGAGGTATGTCACTTTAACAACACCCTCCAATTTTCTCAGCCAGTCAAGTGATTCAAGCGGAACTTCCTGATCGCATTCAATTACCATTACAGCATTTCCGCCACGTTTATCCCTATATAGCTGCATAGCAGCAATATTAACGGATTTATGTCCCAACATTGAAGTAACTTCGGATACATGACCCGGCTGATCCATATTATGAACAATAAGTGTAGGATAAGTCGCACAAATGTTTGCATGCAATCCATCAATCTGACAAATCTTAATTGTACCTCCACCAAGTGAAGCTGCGACAACCTCAAGTTCCCGTCCATTTACCCCTTTAAGCTTAAGCATGACCGTATTCGGGTGTGCATCTTTCAACTCAATACCTGAAAAGCTATATTTCATGTCCCTTTCATCTGCAATTTGAAAGCTGTAAGGAATTCGCTCATCATCGGGCTTCATTCCAAGTAATCCTGCAATTAACGCTTTATCCGTTCCATGTCCTTTACCTGTCGCTAAAAAAGAGCCATGCAGTAAAATATCAACAGATTGAATTTCATCCATTATCAGCTGTCTTGCATTAAATCCGATTTTTACTGCTCCTGCCGTATGAGAACTGGACGGCCCAACCATTACAGGTCCGATTATGTCGAAAATATTCACAATTGCAACACCTCGTTTTTATCCATTTTTCCCACATCCTTGTTTCACTAATTGATCAACATATTTTAAAAATAGAATATTCACAGTTCCATAATAAATCGTATCACATTGCTTTTTTGTATAACATTTCTATATCCGATGCGATACTTACTCTTGGATTAACTGCTATATTTCCGCTCTTCATTGCATCTGAAGCCATAAGTGGAATTTTATCTTCCGTCACACCAACACTGCTTAAATTTCCGGGAATGCCAAGAGATTCTATCAGTCTGCGTATTTCATGAACAAGAGTATCCGGAGTGAAAAAGTCTGTATTTGTTTTTCCTTCCTTAATTAAGTTGTATATTTTCTCGTATTTCCCATTATCAGACAACGCATTGTATTCCAGAACTACAGGCATTAATATGGCATTTGCCACTCCATGTGGAACATTAAAAAAGCCTCCAAGAGGATGAGCCATTGCATGAACATTCCCAAGCCTTGCCCAGGAAAAAGCAATTCCAGCAAAATTACTTGCCATCATCATGGAACATGCTGCTTCCTCATTACTTCTGTCTGCAACAAATCTCCGGATATTTTTGCCAATCAATTCCATGGACTTCTCAGCCATAGCATCGGTAAATGGAGATGCCACTTTGGATAAATATGCTTCAATAGCGTGGACAAGAGCATCAATGCCGGTAGATGCCGCAACAAATGCCGGCAGTGACATAATAAGCTCCGGGTCCATAACTGCATAACATGGTATCAACTCATTGCTGGATACGGTAAATTTGTAATTTCGGGACTTGTCAGTAATAACCGCAAATGCAGTAGTTTCACTTCCTGTTCCTGCTGTCGTCGGAATCGCCAAAACCGGTACAATTTTGCTGGGTACAAGATTTGAACCTTCATACTGAGTAATCTCACCACCATGTGCTGCAAGAATGCCTACCGCTTTTGCAACATCCATAGGACTGCCTCCGCCAAGTGCTATAATTGCTTCTGCTTTGCTGTTCCTATAAATAGCCATAGCTGCATTTACTGTTTCAACTGACGGATTGGGTTCAACGTCTAAAAACTCTTCATGTTCTATCCCTGATTTATCCAATATATCTGTAATGCGCTGAACTGTGCCAACCTTTTCAAGGTTTCTTCCAGATATAACCAAAAGTTTTTTTGCACCAATTTTCTCAACTAATGATGACAGCTTTTTAATACTGCCTTTACCAAATACAATGTTCTGTGGAACTGAGAACATAAAATCTTGCATAGTTAATCTTCCTCCCAATTTAAGCTATGTGCCAGTATTTCATTTACCGCTTCATTAATAATTTTAAAAGCTTTGTCACAATCTTCTTTTGTCACTGTTAGCGGAGGAACCATTCGTATTATATTGCTTCCAATTGCTGTGATCATAAGTTTTCTGTCAAAACATGCATGCTTTACATCAACACTGCTAATACCATCAAATTCAACACCAACTAACAGACCTTTTCCTCTTACTTCTTTTACTTTTGGAAGTGTTGTAAGTTTTTCCATAAAATACTCGCCCACTATTTTCGCATTTTCTGCAAGCTTCCTGTCGAGCAGTTCACTAATTGCTGCATAAGACGCTGCACAGCAAACGGGGTTTCCACCATAAGTTGTTCCGTGGGATCCCACTGTAAAAGCTTTTGCGACTTCATCCGTAGCACAAATGGCACCAATAGGCATCCCTCCTCCCATAGCCTTAGCCATAGAAATTATGTCCGCTTTTACTTCATAATGCATAAATGCCATTGTCTTTCCTGTTCTGCACCATCCAGTCTGAACTTCATCTAAAAGCAGCAGCATCCCTCTTTCATCACATAATTTTCGAAGGCCCTGAATAAATTCCGCTGTTGCAGGATTAACGCCTCCTTCTCCCTGAATCGGTTCAATCATAACTGCTATCGTATTTTCATTGCAGGCATCCGTAAATTCCTGTAAGTTATTAAATTCCGCATAAGAAAAACCTGGAAGAGTCGGCTTATAACCATACTGACATGAATTGTCAGGCTGGCCTGTAGCAGACAGAGAGCCGTATGTTCTTCCGTGAAAGCCCTTTTTAGCTGTTACAATATGGTATTTTTCAGGGCCATACTTTTCAGTTCCATATTTTCTAGCCAGTTTGATCATTGCTTCGTTTGCTTCAGTCCCGGTACTTTGAAAGAAAATCTTATCCATTCCGATTGTTTCACAGATTAATTTTGCAAGCATAGCCTGCGGAATAGTATATGGATAATTAAACGTATGTATGATATCTTCCGCTTGATTCTTTATTGCTTCAATCACCTTTTCGTTACAGTTTCCGACACTGTTTACTGCAATTCCCCCATAAAAATCCAGATATTTCTCCCCAT
It contains:
- a CDS encoding MBL fold metallo-hydrolase, yielding MIVKTLVENTSISDNYKCEHGLSLYIETKAHKLLFDLGQKDLFIENAAKMKIDLLQVDTVIISHGHYDHGGGLSEFLKINDKAKIYLQEKAFDKHYSLRTEDTRDNIGLDEALKSNDRLVFNIGYLKIDDELELFAGVKGNKLFSLSNKTLLMETEEGIKEDTFEHEQSLIITEGGKQYLIAGCAHKGIVNIVNHATSLKGRDMDLIISGFHLYNPNTQIPEAAELVEDIAKKLNSTGSDYYTCHCTGLEAYSILKKAMNENIKYLATGMEIQI
- a CDS encoding zinc ribbon domain-containing protein, which produces MKTCIACGMPMKTKEDFAMGDESKEYCKYCTKPDGTMQNYDEKLKGMTGFIIKTQGLDEKAAQKAAIGMMAKLPAWKDC
- a CDS encoding TetR/AcrR family transcriptional regulator translates to MIKSQRQQQKENTKQLIIDVALNQFAKEGLTTARTSDIAIAAKVSHGTIFVHFPTREILLDAVIEEFGMRITKRLHELVSENCGIKEVLEAHVKGLSEHEGFYTRLASEGRLLNESSRNSLIMIQSAISFHISQVADREMEAGKIRSMPVALLFNTWIGLVHHYLVNSDLFTPEGSVLESYGKQLIDHFINLISK
- the sdaAA gene encoding L-serine ammonia-lyase, iron-sulfur-dependent, subunit alpha, with product MSFNSINEIVRRCDDTSKTFWEVILEDDISERMVTAEESVGKMKSLYMSMKHSDNSYDPDIKSASGLVGNDGNKFSLALEKGILCSGSFIGEVISKALKISESNACMKRIVAAPTAGSCGVIPAILLTYERQNNIDLDKMVESMYVAAGIGEVIAVRAFISGAAGGCQAEIGSASAMAAGALAYLNGGSSECITHAAAMALKNLLGLVCDPVAGLVEVPCVKRNVVGAVNAIACSDMAIAGVRSSIPPDEVIDAMRSVGESISVSLRETGEGGLAATPSAKEYMRKIINCSMKLKSFNN
- the sdaAB gene encoding L-serine ammonia-lyase, iron-sulfur-dependent subunit beta, whose translation is MNIFDIIGPVMVGPSSSHTAGAVKIGFNARQLIMDEIQSVDILLHGSFLATGKGHGTDKALIAGLLGMKPDDERIPYSFQIADERDMKYSFSGIELKDAHPNTVMLKLKGVNGRELEVVAASLGGGTIKICQIDGLHANICATYPTLIVHNMDQPGHVSEVTSMLGHKSVNIAAMQLYRDKRGGNAVMVIECDQEVPLESLDWLRKLEGVVKVTYLSLEEDNEF
- a CDS encoding iron-containing alcohol dehydrogenase — translated: MQDFMFSVPQNIVFGKGSIKKLSSLVEKIGAKKLLVISGRNLEKVGTVQRITDILDKSGIEHEEFLDVEPNPSVETVNAAMAIYRNSKAEAIIALGGGSPMDVAKAVGILAAHGGEITQYEGSNLVPSKIVPVLAIPTTAGTGSETTAFAVITDKSRNYKFTVSSNELIPCYAVMDPELIMSLPAFVAASTGIDALVHAIEAYLSKVASPFTDAMAEKSMELIGKNIRRFVADRSNEEAACSMMMASNFAGIAFSWARLGNVHAMAHPLGGFFNVPHGVANAILMPVVLEYNALSDNGKYEKIYNLIKEGKTNTDFFTPDTLVHEIRRLIESLGIPGNLSSVGVTEDKIPLMASDAMKSGNIAVNPRVSIASDIEMLYKKAM
- a CDS encoding aspartate aminotransferase family protein, translated to MKLKDSGMTSKELKDTVKKYMIETYERFDFIAETAKGIYLYDENGEKYLDFYGGIAVNSVGNCNEKVIEAIKNQAEDIIHTFNYPYTIPQAMLAKLICETIGMDKIFFQSTGTEANEAMIKLARKYGTEKYGPEKYHIVTAKKGFHGRTYGSLSATGQPDNSCQYGYKPTLPGFSYAEFNNLQEFTDACNENTIAVMIEPIQGEGGVNPATAEFIQGLRKLCDERGMLLLLDEVQTGWCRTGKTMAFMHYEVKADIISMAKAMGGGMPIGAICATDEVAKAFTVGSHGTTYGGNPVCCAASYAAISELLDRKLAENAKIVGEYFMEKLTTLPKVKEVRGKGLLVGVEFDGISSVDVKHACFDRKLMITAIGSNIIRMVPPLTVTKEDCDKAFKIINEAVNEILAHSLNWEED